One Aegilops tauschii subsp. strangulata cultivar AL8/78 chromosome 7, Aet v6.0, whole genome shotgun sequence genomic window carries:
- the LOC109779293 gene encoding large ribosomal subunit protein eL8y has protein sequence MAPKRGGKAPVPAKKKTEKVTNPLFEKRPKQFGIGGALPPKKDLHRFVKWPKVVRIQRQRRILKQRLKVPPALHQFTRTLDKNLATNLFKMLLKYRPEDKVAKKERLLKRAQAEAEGKTVEAKKPIVVKYGLNHVTYLIEQSKAQLVVIAHDVDPIELVVWLPALCRKMEVPYCIVKGKSRLGSIVHKKTASVLCLTTVKNEDKLEFSKILEAIKANFNDKFDEVRKKWGGGVMGSKSQAKTKARERLIAKEAAQRMN, from the exons ATG GCCCCTAAGCGAGGCGGCAAGGCGCCGGTCCCGGCGAAGAAGAAAACG GAGAAGGTGACCAACCCGCTGTTCGAGAAAAGGCCGAAGCAATTCGGCATCGGCGGCGCCCTCCCGCCCAAGAAGGACCTCCACCGCTTCGTTAAGTGGCCCAAGGTTGTGCGCATCCAGCGCCAGCGCCGCATCCTCAAGCAGCGCCTCAAGGTGCCCCCGGCACTCCACCAGTTCACCCGCACCCTCGACAAGAACCTTG CAACAAACTTGTTCAAGATGCTTCTTAAGTACCGGCCTGAAGACAAAGTTGCCAAGAAGGAGAGGCTTCTAAAGAGGGCCCAGGCTGAAGCTGAAGGGAAAACTGTTGAGGCCAAAAAGCCAATAGTTGTGAAGTATGGCCTTAACCATGTTACCTACCTAATCGAGCAG AGTAAAGCCCAGCTGGTTGTCATAGCTCATGATGTTGATCCGATTGAGCTGGTTGTGTGGCTCCCTGCTCTTTGCAGGAAAATGGAGGTCCCTTACTGCATTGTCAAGGGAAAATCTCGCCTTGGATCG ATTGTTCACAAGAAGACTGCTTCTGTTCTGTGCCTGACCACAGTGAAGAACGAGGATAAGCTTGAGTTCAGCAAGATCCTTGAGGCTATTAAG GCGAACTTCAACGACAAATTCGACGAGGTTAGGAAGAAGTGGGGTGGTGGTGTCATGGGCTCCAAGTCGCAAGCGAAGACCAAGGCCAGGGAAAGGCTTATCGCAAAGGAGGCTGCGCAGCGGATGAACTAA